Proteins encoded within one genomic window of Flavobacterium sp. NG2:
- a CDS encoding glycosyltransferase has translation MSTKSYSKKILITPLNWGLGHATRCIPIIKVLQNFNYNLIIASDGDALNMLKKEFPNIKSLELPSYKIQYPKKGKYFKWKLLLSLPKITKAILKEQKIITKWIEQYNIDGIISDNRLGCYSSKVPSVYLTHQVNVLTGKTTWLSSFIHQYFIKKYRECWIPDNLNEPNLAGRLSHSSNKKLTLKHIGPISRFIKKMEPKQFDLMIILSGPEPQRGILDNLLQNEIKRYKGKILYIKGIIEKEQKKEEYENVTFYNFMSSEQIEKSINESESVLCRSGYTSIMDLTKLEKKAFFIPTPGQYEQEYLASKLEQEGVAPFAYQVDFRIEDLEKIPQYTGLKNTKTTVEWEELLKIFK, from the coding sequence ATGAGCACTAAGAGCTACAGTAAAAAAATTCTAATCACCCCATTAAACTGGGGATTAGGACATGCTACACGCTGTATTCCAATTATTAAAGTATTACAAAATTTTAACTACAACTTAATTATAGCTTCAGACGGAGATGCTTTGAATATGCTCAAAAAAGAATTCCCAAACATAAAGTCCTTAGAATTACCTTCTTACAAAATTCAATACCCAAAAAAGGGAAAATATTTCAAATGGAAACTTCTTTTAAGCCTTCCTAAAATCACAAAAGCCATTTTAAAAGAACAGAAGATAATTACCAAATGGATTGAACAATATAACATCGATGGAATTATTTCTGATAATCGCCTAGGATGTTATTCTTCAAAAGTTCCATCAGTCTATCTAACACATCAAGTAAATGTTTTAACAGGAAAAACAACATGGCTAAGCTCTTTTATTCATCAATATTTCATAAAAAAATACCGCGAATGTTGGATTCCAGACAACCTTAATGAGCCAAATTTAGCCGGAAGACTTAGTCATAGCTCCAATAAAAAATTGACACTAAAACACATCGGGCCAATTAGCAGGTTTATTAAAAAGATGGAGCCAAAACAATTTGATTTAATGATTATCCTTTCAGGACCAGAACCTCAACGGGGCATACTTGACAATCTATTACAAAATGAAATAAAGAGATATAAAGGCAAGATACTTTACATCAAAGGAATCATAGAAAAAGAACAAAAAAAAGAAGAATACGAAAATGTTACTTTTTATAATTTCATGAGTAGCGAACAAATTGAAAAAAGTATAAATGAAAGCGAATCCGTTTTATGTCGCTCAGGTTATACCTCTATAATGGACTTGACTAAATTGGAAAAAAAAGCTTTTTTCATCCCTACACCTGGACAATATGAACAGGAATATTTAGCTTCAAAATTAGAACAGGAAGGTGTTGCGCCATTTGCATATCAAGTAGATTTTAGAATTGAGGATTTAGAAAAAATACCACAATACACAGGACTAAAAAATACTAAAACTACTGTTGAATGGGAAGAGTTATTAAAAATATTTAAATAA